The sequence GAACATCCTTCAACTGACCGGCCCGATGACCCCCGGCGAGCTCGGCACCCGCACCGGCCTCACCACCGGGCCGACCACCCGCCTCATCGACCGCCTCGAACAGGCCGGCTACGTGCGCCGAGCCCCGGACCCCGGAGACCGCCGCAAGGTGATCGTCGAACCGATCGGCAAGCCCGCCGACCTCGACCGGGTCATGGCCCCGGCTCGGCAGCGGATCGGCGAGCTCCTCAGGGGCTACTCGCCCGAGCAGCTCGAAGTCCTCTTCGACTACTTCGCCCGCGCCACCGACGCCTACCAGGAAGCCGCCGAGCAGCTGCGCACCCACAACGCCGACTGAAGCGCCGACGCGGCGCCGTTGCGCTCTGCCAAGAGCGGCGGGCGCGACCGGGCGGTGTTGGTTAGTGGGCGTGACGGCGTGCGGCGTCTCCTTCGGAGGCGGCTCTCAGCTGACCCAGATGCCTCCGGGGCCGACTCGGCGGGCGAGGTGCTGGCTGGCGTCGGCGCGGCCCTCGGCCTCCAGGCTGCGGTTGCCGGTGGCGGCGCCGGCGGTCTTCTTCACCCGCCCCTTGACTTCCTCGGCCTTGTGAGCGGCCTTCTTGTCATGACTGATCTCCATTCGCGTGACCGGCTGATCGGCTGGGCAGTGCACGCGGACGGCATGCTCACTCCGATCGTGCCGCCGGAGTCCAGCTGCGGGGAGCCGATCTTCCACGACTCCCTGCGCAATGAGATGCGGCTGGTGCCGCCGGATGATCCACCGGTGTCCTGAGCCGTCGCGGGCCCGGACGAGGTACCGCGAGCCCCGGCGGGGTCCCGGCGCAGGGTGTACCGGGCCCGCCGGGTGCCGATCGCCATCGCTCCCCGGCTTTGACGGTCAGTGGTTTGCCGTCCCCGGGCCGTGATCGGTGGGCCGCCGCGTACGAGTCAGGGCGGTGGCGGCCAGTGCGGCGAGGGCCGCCAGGCACAGCCAGGCGAAGGTGTCGCCGATGCGGTCGTAGATCGTGGTGACGCCGCGCGTGGGAACGTACGCCACCATGGTCTGCTGATCGGTTGTGAAGTAGTCGGTGGTGGCGAGGGCGTGGCCGCTGTTGTCGAAGGCCGCCGAGACGCCCTCCGAGTCCTGGCGGACCAGCGAGTAGCCGTCCTCGATGGCGCGCAGGCTCGCCTTCCGGGTGTGCGCGCTCCCGTACGCCTTCCAGTCGTGGGCGGGCACGAGCATGATGTCCGCGCGGGTCCGCATCATGGAGGGGAAGTCCGCGTCGTAGCAGATGACATCGGCGATGCGGCCGTAGGGAGTGTCCGCAACGGGCACGCGGCCGTCGCCGGGCCGGAACTTCTCCGAGCCGGGAATGGGATGGGCTTTCTGGTAGGTCCAGAGCACGTCCCCGTGGGGGTCGATGAAGACCGCCTCGTCCCGGCCGTAGGCAGGTCCAACTGAGCTGTAGACGCCGAGTCCGATCTCCAGGTAGATGCCCGACCGGCGGGCTTGATCCCGCGCCGCCGCGATGACTGCGGCCTCGTTGGACTCCTGCGTCCTGACGGCCTCCTCGGGCCAGATCACGATCTTCGCTCCGGCTGCGGCCTCACGTCGGGTGGAGGCCAGCAGGTCGTTCTCCACGGCGGTCATGGCAGGTTCCACGTCCGACGCGGGCGCGGTGGCGACGCCCGCGCGGCCGCCCGGGATCCGTCCGAGCGCGGCGTGCTGCGCGTCGGCCACGGCCCGGTCGGGGCTGACTGCGGCAACCCGTACGGTCGGGCCCACTGTTGACGTGAGGGCGAGGCGGGCGCCGCCGCCGAGGACGACGGTCAGCAGCACGGCCACACAGAGCACGCCGCTTCGCCACCCCCCGGCCCGATCCAGGATCCCGTTGACGGCGCCGGCGAACCAGGCGACCAGGAAGCCGATGCCGTACAGGCCCGTGATCGAGACGACCTGCAGGAGCGGAAGATCGCCGTACTGGGTGACCGCCAGGGAACCGTAGGCCGTGCCGAACGGCGACAGCAAGGTGATCAGGAACTCGGTGGCGCCGACGCCCGCGGGAAAGGTCAGAGCAGCCATCCACGGACGCAACCGACCGACGAACAGTCTGTCGGCCAGGAACGGCAGCGTCTGCAACGCGGCGATACCGATCGCGCCCACCAGGACCATTGGGCTGAAGCCGATCTCCGACTCCCCAACCCAGAAGAGCGCGGCGGCGCCGTGGGCCAGCCAGACCCACAGTGCCCCGGACCACACGGGGCTGAGGCGGGAGAAGCGCAGCAGGAGCACCGGGAAGATCCAGGCCGCGGCCGCGATGTCCCAGCGCCCGCCCACCGCGAACAGCGCCGACCCGGTGCCCAGCACCAGCAGACCGCACCGCGCCGCCCGCCCCGAAGCCCTGCGCCTCCCCAAGAAGGTACTGCGGAAGCCTGCTATCTGATAATCCGTCATGAACGATCACGCTAGGAGAGCGCCGCCCCGGCCCGCCTCGGTCCGAACGGCGATCTCCCGCGCCGCGGCGCAACTATCGATGCGCGCCTGAGGGAGGATCCGCCCACCTCCATGCTTCGTCTAGCCTGACACCGGAGATGATGACCAGGACCACGGCGGCCGTACGAGCCGCCCACCAACGGATCGCCGACCGTCCACGACTCGTGGACGTCGCGCTCGGCTGCGGGCTGACCCTGTTCGACATCGCCACGCTGCTCGACCGCAGACCCGCCCCGCCCGGCTGGGGCCTGGCGCTGTGGGGAGCACAGACCGTCCCGCTGATATGGAGACGGACATGCCCCCGAGCCGTCCTGGCGGCCATGACCGGTCTGTACGTGGCATTCCAGTGGCTCAGCCCCATCCAGGGGAAGATACCCGGGCCGTTCCTGCTCATGATCGGCATCCATGCCGTTGCCCGCTACACACCGGCCTCCAGGAGTCTCCCGGGCACGCTGCTCTGCCTCGCGGTAGCCCTGGCGACCGATGCGCTCACCGGACACTGGCAGACTCCGCAGCTCGGATCGGTCGAGCCGGTCAGCGCCACGACGTTCTGCTTCTTCTTCGCTCTGGCCTGGGCCCTGGGATACGGCCGGCAGCGGATCGGCACCGACGCCCACCGGTTGCGCCACCTGAACCAGCGTCTCAAAGCCGAGCAGGAGTTCAACGCCCGACAGGCGGTGATCACCGAGCGGGCCCGCATCGCCCGCGACCTGCACGACGTGGTCGCCCACCACGTGAGCGCCATCGCCCTACAGGCACGCGCCGCCGAGGACGTCATGCAGGACGATCCGCTCCTCGCGGGGAAGAGCATCGGCCACATCGCGCAGACCGCGGACACCGCGCTCATCGAGATGCGGCGCATCCTCGGGCTGCTGTCGCCCCGGGAGCAGGAGCTCACGCCCGAGCCGTCCCTCACCCATCTCGACCACCTCATCGGCGCCGCCCACGCGGCGGGCTGCCGGGTGGCCTCCGAAGTGGAGATCCGGGCACTCTCCACCCTTGCCGCAGGAATGCAGGTGACGGCCTACCGGATCATCCAGGAAGCACTGACGAACGTGCTCAAGCACGCAGGACCGGTCGACGTACGGATCGCCGTGCGCGGCGACGACTCGTCCCTCACGATCGAGATCGAGAACGACCCTGCCCCACCGGGCCACCGGCCCGTCCCCGGATCCGGCCGCGGGCTCATCGGCGTACGCGAACGCGTCACGACCTTCGGCGGCGTGCTGGAGGCCGGACCGCGTACCGAGGGCGGCTGGCGGCTGCACGCCGTCCTGTCCGCGAGAACACCGCAGCCGGCGGAGACGACCTCATGACCGTACGAGTGCTCCTCGCCGACGACCAGGAGATCGTCCGGACCGCACTCCGCCTGGTCATCGACCGCCGTGAGGGCCTCTCCGTCATCGGTGAGGCATCCGACGGGGAACAGGCCACGGCCCTGGCGACCGAGCTCCAGCCCGACGTCGTGCTCATGGACGTCCGCATGCCCGGCAAGACCGGAGTCGAGGCCACCCGGCGCATCACCACCACCTGGCCCGGCCCCGGACCGGCCCCGCGCATCGTCGTCCTCACCACCTTCGACCTCGACGAGTACGTACACGCGGCCCTGCACGCCGGCGCCAGCGGCTTCCTGCTGAAGAACAGCACCCCCGACCAACTGGCCCACGCCATCCGCGCCGCCGCCGACGGCGAACCCGTACTCGCCCCGAGCGTCACGCGCCGGCTCATCAGCACCATCACCGCCCTACCGCCGGCGCTCCTCCCCAGCCCTCCCACCCCCTCACCGGACGAACGCTCGCCAACCGACCTGCTCACCGAGCGTGAACTCCAGGTACTGGTGCTGGTCGCCCGGGGCCTGTCCAACGCCCGGATCGCCTCAGCCCTCGACCTGACCGAGGCGAACGTCAAAAGCCGCGTCAACCGCATCCTCACCCGCCTCGGCCTCGACAACCGCGTCCAGGCCGCAGTCCTCGCCCACAGGACGGGACTCCTCGCAACCACCCGAATGCCGCCCGAAACCTGACCCCCGCACTGGCCCGCACCGCTGCACCATCGCCGCCATCCTCGGGTTTACCCACCGTGATGCGAATCGGTTCTTTCCTCGGACGGCGCCGTGATGCCGAGCTCGCGCATCAGCCGTTCGACGGTGCAGCGGGCCACGACATGGCCCTGCGGTTCAGGTGCCGCCAGATCTTCCTCGCGCCGTAGACGCGGTAGTTGGCGTCGTATGCCTCCTGGATCAGGGTCTTCAGCTCGGTGTCGCGAACGGTGCGGGCCGAGGGTGCCTGCCGGCGCTTGTGGTGGGCGTAGTAGGTGGACGGGCGATCTTGCGGTCGTGCTCGGTGAGGACACGACAGATCGGCTCGACTTCGCCGAAGCGGTCCAGGTGCTCGTCGATGAACGCTACGAGCGTGATGGTGACGCTACGTCAAGGGGATTCCGGCGCATTGTGACAACAGCGCGCCTGATGCCCAGGACAGCGGCCGACCGGCGGCCACGGCGTGGCGTCCTGCTGGGCATACACCACCCCTTGCGCTGGTCCGGTCCGACCGCGGCCGGACCGGACCAGCGCCGTTCGGGTTCGACACCCCGCACGAGGCCCTGGCGGCTGCGTGCCGCTCCAGATTCCCGAAGAAGCAGGGCTGTACGCGCTGCTGGCGGCCCGCCGACCACACCGCCGGGTTCGTCGCCGACATCCGCGCGGCCGCGACGCACGAACCGGTGCTGCTCGCCGACCTCGACGGCCGAGCCCACGGCGGGGACGACGGCAGAGACAGTCACGGCGACCGGGCGCCGATCCGGAAGGCGGCCGAGGGCGGGCGCAAGCTCGGCTGGGAGGTGCCCGGCTACGACCACGGCATGCCGCACAGCTGGCTCTGCAACGACCTCTATCAAAGCGGTGACCTCCGCACGCGGCGTGGGTAAGGGGGAGGGGGTCGACACACGCGGAGCGGGGAGGGTCGGGTGTCCGAGCAGCGGTGGACGGTGATGAAGTGCACCTGGCGAGCGGCTGCGCTGGAGGTGCCGAAGTGTCTCGTGTACTGGATCGAGGACGAGCCGTGGCCCGGCGTCGTCCGGGGCGGGGAGCCCTGGCGGTCCTTCGAGGGCCGGACGACAGACAGGGTCCGGGTACCGGCGACCGCCGG comes from Streptomyces sp. TLI_235 and encodes:
- a CDS encoding DNA-binding MarR family transcriptional regulator; amino-acid sequence: MSTPAVPSDASEVYRRYLSAVMLHGHASAKACELGATDLYALNILQLTGPMTPGELGTRTGLTTGPTTRLIDRLEQAGYVRRAPDPGDRRKVIVEPIGKPADLDRVMAPARQRIGELLRGYSPEQLEVLFDYFARATDAYQEAAEQLRTHNAD
- a CDS encoding LuxR family two component transcriptional regulator — its product is MTVRVLLADDQEIVRTALRLVIDRREGLSVIGEASDGEQATALATELQPDVVLMDVRMPGKTGVEATRRITTTWPGPGPAPRIVVLTTFDLDEYVHAALHAGASGFLLKNSTPDQLAHAIRAAADGEPVLAPSVTRRLISTITALPPALLPSPPTPSPDERSPTDLLTERELQVLVLVARGLSNARIASALDLTEANVKSRVNRILTRLGLDNRVQAAVLAHRTGLLATTRMPPET
- a CDS encoding signal transduction histidine kinase, which gives rise to MMTRTTAAVRAAHQRIADRPRLVDVALGCGLTLFDIATLLDRRPAPPGWGLALWGAQTVPLIWRRTCPRAVLAAMTGLYVAFQWLSPIQGKIPGPFLLMIGIHAVARYTPASRSLPGTLLCLAVALATDALTGHWQTPQLGSVEPVSATTFCFFFALAWALGYGRQRIGTDAHRLRHLNQRLKAEQEFNARQAVITERARIARDLHDVVAHHVSAIALQARAAEDVMQDDPLLAGKSIGHIAQTADTALIEMRRILGLLSPREQELTPEPSLTHLDHLIGAAHAAGCRVASEVEIRALSTLAAGMQVTAYRIIQEALTNVLKHAGPVDVRIAVRGDDSSLTIEIENDPAPPGHRPVPGSGRGLIGVRERVTTFGGVLEAGPRTEGGWRLHAVLSARTPQPAETTS
- a CDS encoding CsbD-like protein, whose protein sequence is MEISHDKKAAHKAEEVKGRVKKTAGAATGNRSLEAEGRADASQHLARRVGPGGIWVS
- a CDS encoding apolipoprotein N-acyltransferase, translated to MTDYQIAGFRSTFLGRRRASGRAARCGLLVLGTGSALFAVGGRWDIAAAAWIFPVLLLRFSRLSPVWSGALWVWLAHGAAALFWVGESEIGFSPMVLVGAIGIAALQTLPFLADRLFVGRLRPWMAALTFPAGVGATEFLITLLSPFGTAYGSLAVTQYGDLPLLQVVSITGLYGIGFLVAWFAGAVNGILDRAGGWRSGVLCVAVLLTVVLGGGARLALTSTVGPTVRVAAVSPDRAVADAQHAALGRIPGGRAGVATAPASDVEPAMTAVENDLLASTRREAAAGAKIVIWPEEAVRTQESNEAAVIAAARDQARRSGIYLEIGLGVYSSVGPAYGRDEAVFIDPHGDVLWTYQKAHPIPGSEKFRPGDGRVPVADTPYGRIADVICYDADFPSMMRTRADIMLVPAHDWKAYGSAHTRKASLRAIEDGYSLVRQDSEGVSAAFDNSGHALATTDYFTTDQQTMVAYVPTRGVTTIYDRIGDTFAWLCLAALAALAATALTRTRRPTDHGPGTANH